The Martelella sp. AD-3 genome includes a region encoding these proteins:
- a CDS encoding translocation/assembly module TamB domain-containing protein, which translates to MSKGNRQTMRTVTATLRFLTRLVAGLIAGVLLIALAAVILVGFTGFGANFAVQQVTKRIASPDFAVHVGRVSAPLTGHFTVESVSVSDINGPYATVEDVVLDWSPLALFSGRFKAGNLSAQSVTLERLPVAFDAAPKEKSQGGGFSLPIGVEIDRFDFPQIDIAAPVLGEDYPLSAEGSVAALADTISASLNAKHRARPETYVRADLAYAPGENRLDIAAEVNEPEGGIVATLMQLPGAPALNIAVDGDGPLSDWQGKVTAELSGAALGEIDIRHQLDDAGERTVTVSGSGQFAPLTPEAFASLVEGTTRLDLAVTLSPSGRIAISKGNVTTGSFALVASGAYDPEGNNDLKATLNGTDGPVPFSWPLGEDALDLAIENVTLALTGAADSADLEASVTLDRLTMPQVSAGGIALVASGTGLDLKDRNGALETSLTVEDISFDNENLNQLVKAPISLSAPITLSGSMIEITSAELESGSIGGTTSISYDLDGRKASGDARLFVLADALPAPASEMISGMTRIETGFSADLATADYTLSDIKIENSLVSATGNVALSGDTIDATVKAALSELGTLAPQVGGAAEITASASGPLSAPEVEATVNADNLVLSGETLKNFSLSLKGKADPASPSGSVSAKGTYADAPLSLAANVSSTNGQIEISGIDGAVGGNTLSGDLTLNESFLPAGGINFDFPDLKLLAGLAGQEASGDISGRIALDNAENKLGLSLNASGDRLSAATVTARDIEADMTVSDLAELKANGRITVGSVSASGQNISDISLSARNEGTTTSFDLSARYDGQPVNAAAKVTRAETMEIELTRLEGSPMSLALSLAQPARITIADGTANIENLRIGIGGGTVSARGSVGDRLDLRVDISGVNAAIANTFVPSLGAQGTISGTVTASGSLASPTANYELSWNNANVAQNAAIGGQTFTITTSGRYEGNRVTTDTTLTNAQGLSARANGSVGLTGSMPLDIAVNGRLPLALVSVVAANAGYAVSGNADVNMTIGGSVQAPSYSGGIDVNIDSVTDLRRNLAINNIRGRVTASGDRLVVEDITGRLAAGGTVTISGSIALSGDFQSSLRLEADNAVINDGRLLTTTANGALTLEGPLLGQPTLSGRLDLGRTAIVIPDRLPASIADINIVHENASAAVLRQASELSPQQATDARSAFNLDITIAAPNAIFVRGRGVDAELGGTVRVSGTTADPVITGGFDLIRGRLSILNRRFDFDRGRITFGGALVPLIDLQAQTTAGSTAITISLSGVATDPQVSLSSTPALPDDEILAQLLFNQSSSNLSALQIAQLADAVIQLTGGTNQSLFGSIRDVLGIDNLDVTTDSTGNTAVSVGKYLNSNTYVEVEQSRDTGTRASVNIDIGRNFIVKGSAGSRGEASGGIFYEKEY; encoded by the coding sequence ATGAGCAAGGGAAACCGCCAGACGATGAGAACAGTGACGGCAACGCTTCGATTTCTGACCAGGCTGGTCGCAGGCCTCATCGCCGGCGTGCTCCTGATCGCGCTTGCCGCCGTCATTCTGGTGGGCTTTACCGGTTTCGGCGCCAATTTCGCCGTCCAGCAGGTGACGAAGCGGATCGCCTCGCCCGATTTCGCCGTGCATGTGGGAAGGGTCAGCGCGCCGCTGACCGGCCATTTCACCGTCGAATCCGTTTCGGTTTCGGATATCAACGGGCCTTATGCGACAGTCGAGGATGTCGTACTCGACTGGTCGCCGCTCGCCCTTTTCAGCGGCCGGTTCAAGGCCGGGAACCTCTCCGCGCAGTCGGTGACGCTTGAGCGCCTGCCGGTCGCCTTCGACGCCGCGCCGAAGGAGAAGAGCCAGGGCGGCGGCTTCTCGTTGCCGATCGGGGTCGAGATCGACCGGTTCGACTTCCCTCAGATCGATATCGCCGCCCCCGTGCTCGGCGAGGACTACCCGCTTTCGGCAGAAGGCAGCGTTGCCGCGCTTGCCGATACGATTTCGGCATCGCTCAACGCCAAACACCGGGCCCGCCCCGAAACCTATGTGCGTGCGGATCTTGCCTATGCGCCGGGTGAGAACCGTCTCGATATCGCCGCGGAGGTGAACGAGCCGGAAGGCGGCATCGTCGCGACGCTGATGCAACTGCCCGGCGCGCCGGCGCTCAATATCGCGGTTGACGGCGACGGCCCGCTTTCGGACTGGCAGGGAAAGGTGACGGCGGAACTTTCCGGCGCGGCGCTCGGCGAGATCGATATCCGCCACCAGCTCGACGATGCCGGCGAACGGACCGTCACGGTTTCCGGCAGCGGCCAGTTCGCGCCGCTCACGCCCGAGGCTTTCGCAAGCCTGGTCGAGGGCACGACCCGACTCGACCTCGCAGTCACGCTCTCCCCGTCCGGCCGGATCGCCATCTCGAAAGGCAATGTCACCACCGGCAGCTTCGCGCTTGTCGCCTCCGGCGCCTATGATCCGGAAGGCAATAACGACCTGAAGGCGACCCTGAACGGCACGGACGGACCGGTGCCCTTCTCCTGGCCGCTCGGCGAAGATGCGCTCGACCTCGCCATCGAAAACGTCACGCTAGCTTTGACGGGCGCAGCCGACAGCGCCGATCTCGAGGCATCCGTGACGCTCGACCGGCTGACCATGCCGCAGGTGAGCGCCGGCGGCATTGCCCTTGTCGCCAGCGGAACGGGTCTTGATCTCAAGGACAGGAACGGCGCACTCGAGACCTCGCTGACGGTCGAGGACATCTCGTTTGACAACGAGAACCTGAACCAGCTGGTCAAAGCGCCCATTTCGCTTTCCGCGCCCATCACGCTCTCCGGCTCCATGATCGAGATTACCTCTGCCGAACTCGAGAGCGGCAGTATCGGCGGCACGACCTCGATTTCCTACGATTTGGATGGCCGGAAAGCTTCGGGCGATGCGCGCCTGTTCGTTCTCGCCGATGCCCTGCCCGCGCCAGCGTCGGAGATGATCAGCGGCATGACCCGGATCGAAACCGGCTTTTCGGCGGATCTTGCGACCGCCGACTATACGCTTTCAGACATCAAGATCGAAAACAGCCTCGTCAGCGCAACGGGCAACGTCGCCCTTTCCGGCGATACGATCGACGCCACGGTGAAGGCGGCACTCTCCGAGCTTGGCACGCTTGCCCCGCAAGTGGGCGGCGCGGCGGAGATTACCGCTTCGGCCAGCGGTCCCCTTTCCGCCCCGGAGGTCGAGGCGACGGTGAACGCCGATAACCTGGTTCTGTCCGGCGAGACGCTGAAGAATTTCTCGCTTTCGCTCAAGGGCAAGGCCGATCCGGCCTCCCCCTCCGGATCGGTTTCGGCAAAGGGAACCTATGCCGATGCACCGCTTTCGCTCGCAGCCAACGTCAGTTCGACCAACGGACAGATCGAGATTTCCGGTATCGACGGCGCGGTCGGCGGCAACACGCTCTCCGGCGACCTGACGCTAAACGAAAGCTTCCTGCCGGCCGGCGGCATCAATTTCGATTTTCCCGACCTGAAGCTTCTCGCCGGGCTCGCCGGCCAGGAGGCTTCCGGCGACATTTCCGGCCGGATCGCGCTCGACAATGCAGAAAACAAGCTGGGCCTGTCGCTGAATGCCTCCGGCGACCGGCTTTCCGCCGCGACGGTCACGGCGCGCGATATCGAGGCGGACATGACCGTCTCCGACCTTGCCGAACTGAAGGCGAACGGCAGGATCACCGTGGGATCGGTCTCGGCGAGCGGGCAGAATATCAGCGACATTTCCCTTTCGGCCCGCAATGAGGGCACGACGACCAGTTTTGACCTTTCCGCCCGCTATGACGGCCAGCCGGTGAACGCGGCGGCAAAGGTGACGCGCGCGGAGACGATGGAGATCGAGCTCACCAGGCTCGAAGGCTCGCCCATGTCGCTCGCGCTCAGTCTTGCCCAGCCGGCAAGGATTACGATTGCCGACGGCACGGCCAATATCGAAAACCTGCGCATCGGCATCGGCGGCGGCACGGTCAGCGCCCGCGGCAGCGTCGGCGATCGACTTGACCTCAGGGTCGATATCTCAGGCGTCAACGCCGCGATCGCCAACACTTTCGTGCCGAGCCTCGGCGCGCAAGGCACGATCTCCGGAACGGTGACGGCCAGCGGCTCGCTTGCGAGCCCGACGGCCAATTACGAGCTGTCGTGGAACAACGCCAATGTGGCGCAGAATGCCGCGATCGGCGGGCAGACCTTCACCATCACCACCTCCGGGCGCTACGAGGGCAACCGCGTCACCACCGACACGACGCTGACCAACGCGCAGGGCCTTTCAGCCCGGGCGAATGGTTCTGTCGGGCTTACCGGCAGCATGCCGCTCGACATCGCCGTCAACGGTCGCCTGCCGCTCGCGCTCGTCTCGGTCGTCGCCGCCAATGCCGGCTACGCGGTTTCCGGCAATGCGGACGTCAACATGACCATCGGCGGCAGCGTGCAGGCGCCGTCCTATTCCGGCGGCATCGACGTCAATATCGACAGCGTGACCGATCTGAGACGCAATCTGGCGATCAACAATATCCGCGGCCGCGTCACCGCCTCCGGCGACAGGCTGGTGGTCGAGGACATTACCGGACGGCTGGCCGCCGGCGGAACCGTCACCATCAGCGGCAGTATCGCGCTTTCCGGTGATTTCCAGTCTTCACTGAGGCTTGAGGCCGACAATGCCGTGATCAATGACGGCCGCCTTCTGACGACGACGGCCAATGGCGCGCTGACCCTCGAGGGGCCGCTTCTCGGCCAGCCGACGCTCTCCGGCCGGCTTGATCTCGGCAGAACCGCCATCGTTATCCCGGACCGGTTGCCGGCGTCGATCGCCGACATCAACATCGTGCACGAAAACGCCTCGGCCGCCGTTTTAAGGCAGGCCAGCGAGCTTTCACCGCAGCAGGCGACCGATGCCCGCTCGGCCTTCAACCTCGACATCACCATCGCGGCGCCCAACGCTATCTTCGTCAGGGGGCGCGGCGTGGACGCCGAACTCGGAGGCACCGTCCGGGTCTCGGGCACCACGGCCGATCCGGTCATCACAGGCGGCTTCGACCTGATCCGCGGCCGCCTGTCGATCCTCAACCGGCGCTTCGATTTCGATCGCGGGCGGATCACCTTCGGCGGCGCGCTCGTTCCGCTCATCGATCTGCAGGCGCAGACGACGGCCGGCTCGACGGCGATCACCATTTCGCTCTCCGGCGTTGCAACCGATCCCCAGGTGAGCCTCAGTTCCACGCCCGCTTTGCCCGATGACGAGATCCTCGCCCAGCTTCTGTTCAACCAGTCCTCGTCGAACCTGTCGGCGCTGCAGATTGCGCAGCTCGCCGATGCGGTGATCCAGTTGACCGGCGGCACCAACCAGTCGCTGTTCGGTTCGATCCGCGATGTCCTCGGCATCGACAATCTCGACGTGACGACCGACTCGACAGGCAATACCGCCGTCAGCGTCGGCAAGTATCTCAACAGCAATACCTATGTCGAAGTCGAGCAGAGCCGCGATACCGGCACGCGGGCAAGCGTCAACATCGACATCGGCAGAAACTTCATCGTCAAGGGGTCCGCGGGATCGCGCGGCGAAGCGAGCGGCGGCATCTTCTACGAGAAGGAATACTAG
- a CDS encoding calcium:proton antiporter, giving the protein MPTPEAASKKAPYPPLGRILRRERVLGLTLLTCLVVLVFEDGLFADLGNPFHLVPLMAWLFSVILATAIGVVRHAEALSERLGEPLGTLVLTLSITGIEVMSITAVMLHGENNPALVRDTLFSVVMIIMGGMVGISLLLGALRHRELTYNLQGANAYLSVIIPLAAFSLILPDLTLSTTGPTLSTLQKIMVGAMAAGLYVIFLLIQTGRHRGYFSQPTEEEEGGNETHEPSDAPTALHVLLLFCYIIPVVFLVEQFARPVDYVIETLGAPATIGGILMAILVTTPEGIGGVRAAMNRRLQSSVNIFLGSVLATIGLTVPIMLVISSLLGLDLELGLEPANMLLLIVILAVSIVTFSSGRTHLLQGAVHFLIFIAFLILSYSG; this is encoded by the coding sequence TTGCCGACGCCAGAAGCCGCCTCGAAAAAGGCTCCTTACCCGCCCCTCGGGCGCATTCTCCGCCGCGAACGCGTTCTCGGCCTTACGCTTCTGACCTGCCTTGTCGTCCTCGTCTTCGAAGACGGACTCTTTGCCGATCTCGGCAATCCCTTTCATCTCGTGCCGCTGATGGCCTGGCTGTTCTCGGTCATTCTCGCCACGGCGATCGGAGTCGTGCGCCATGCAGAAGCGCTCTCCGAACGCCTCGGCGAACCGCTCGGAACGCTGGTGCTGACGCTTTCGATCACCGGCATCGAAGTGATGAGCATCACCGCCGTGATGCTGCATGGCGAGAACAATCCGGCCCTTGTGCGCGACACGCTGTTTTCCGTGGTGATGATCATCATGGGCGGCATGGTCGGCATCTCGCTTCTCCTCGGCGCGCTGCGCCACCGGGAGCTGACCTATAACCTGCAGGGCGCCAACGCCTATCTGAGCGTGATCATTCCCCTTGCCGCCTTCAGCCTGATCCTGCCGGACCTGACGCTTTCAACCACCGGGCCGACGCTCTCGACCCTGCAGAAGATCATGGTCGGGGCCATGGCGGCCGGGCTCTATGTCATTTTCCTGCTGATCCAGACCGGACGGCATCGCGGTTACTTTTCCCAGCCGACAGAAGAAGAAGAGGGAGGAAACGAGACGCATGAGCCCTCCGATGCGCCGACGGCTCTGCATGTCCTGCTGCTGTTCTGCTACATCATTCCGGTCGTCTTCCTCGTCGAGCAGTTCGCAAGGCCCGTCGACTATGTGATCGAGACGCTTGGAGCGCCGGCGACCATCGGCGGCATCCTGATGGCGATCCTGGTAACGACCCCGGAGGGGATCGGCGGCGTGCGCGCTGCCATGAACCGGAGGCTCCAGTCCTCGGTCAACATCTTCCTCGGCTCGGTGCTGGCGACCATCGGCCTGACCGTTCCGATCATGCTGGTCATCTCAAGCCTGCTCGGTCTCGATCTCGAACTCGGGCTCGAACCGGCCAATATGCTGCTTCTGATCGTCATCCTTGCCGTCAGCATCGTCACTTTTTCCAGCGGCCGGACACACCTCCTTCAAGGCGCGGTACATTTCCTGATCTTCATTGCATTTCTCATTCTGAGCTACAGCGGATAG
- a CDS encoding transporter substrate-binding domain-containing protein — protein sequence MPREVRVGYRATPPFVTRDEDGRFTGMAAELWKEIAEGLDIKATYVEYPTVADLLAAVRAKELDVAVGAISITEDRAEVVDFTQPWFDSGLRVMVDDRSASSLANIWNGLAEAGYLRYYAWLLVFIILGTIGLTFFDRHFDKNFPRRWRDGVAESFYAVMLVVTKGSLPSRTKLFGWIGRLFAAFWLVIGIAVVAYVTSSVTSVMTNIAITGSITGPDDLPGRTVGVFRGSTAEALARRQGYNFITYGGIEEAVDGLRSAEVDALVADAPVLEYYKAQNPGLGLDVVGRLFAPDKFGFALPYGQDTLIYPVTVRLLALQENGFVTELSRKYFGNER from the coding sequence ATGCCGCGCGAAGTCCGCGTCGGCTACCGCGCCACACCGCCCTTCGTCACGCGTGACGAGGATGGCCGCTTTACCGGCATGGCCGCGGAACTCTGGAAGGAGATCGCCGAAGGGCTCGACATCAAGGCAACCTATGTCGAATATCCGACCGTCGCCGACCTTCTCGCCGCCGTGCGGGCGAAAGAGCTCGATGTTGCCGTCGGCGCCATCTCCATCACCGAGGACCGCGCCGAGGTGGTGGATTTCACCCAGCCCTGGTTCGATTCCGGCCTCAGGGTCATGGTCGATGACCGCTCCGCCTCCTCGCTCGCGAATATCTGGAACGGCCTCGCCGAGGCCGGCTATCTGCGCTATTACGCCTGGCTCCTCGTGTTCATCATCCTCGGCACGATCGGGCTCACCTTCTTCGATCGCCATTTCGACAAGAATTTCCCCCGCCGCTGGCGCGACGGCGTGGCCGAAAGCTTCTATGCCGTCATGCTTGTGGTCACGAAGGGTTCGCTTCCCAGCCGCACAAAGCTGTTCGGCTGGATCGGCCGTCTGTTCGCCGCCTTCTGGCTCGTCATCGGCATCGCCGTGGTTGCCTATGTCACATCCTCCGTCACCAGCGTGATGACCAATATCGCGATTACCGGCAGCATCACCGGCCCTGACGATCTGCCGGGCCGCACGGTCGGTGTCTTTCGCGGCTCGACCGCGGAGGCCCTGGCCCGCCGGCAGGGCTATAATTTCATCACCTATGGCGGGATCGAGGAGGCGGTCGATGGCTTGCGCAGCGCCGAAGTCGACGCGCTGGTCGCCGACGCTCCGGTGCTGGAATATTACAAGGCGCAGAATCCGGGGCTCGGCCTTGATGTGGTCGGGCGGCTCTTTGCGCCGGACAAGTTCGGCTTCGCCCTGCCCTATGGCCAGGACACGCTGATCTATCCGGTCACTGTGCGCCTTCTCGCCTTGCAGGAAAACGGCTTTGTCACGGAGCTGAGCCGGAAGTATTTCGGCAACGAGCGATAA
- a CDS encoding D-mannonate oxidoreductase yields MLATPIVQFGTSRFLQAHADLFISEALKDGRALGPITVVQTSGDPGRAKRLKALAMKAGFDVRVRGLIQGARVDDVRTVTSVSKALSTDIDRPEVERVLRDEAEIILSNTTEHGFLPRPADNGSTFSQAMSFPAKLAHLLFSRFAENARPLQVMPCELLHKNGAALKARVLPVAERLSSEYARWLETRVLWVNSLVDRIVSEPLEPAGAVTEPYALWAVEACVGLTLPCAHPALKVVGDLDDVETMKLFILNLGHTYLVENWRRADAPQSFVRERMDDAKIRKDLLDLYTDEVLPAFAAEGRGREADRYIDETLDRLANPYLDHRLVDIARNHTQKVALRIGGFLAFANRAVPGYRAPRLEAILARHAD; encoded by the coding sequence ATGCTGGCGACTCCGATCGTGCAGTTCGGCACCAGCCGATTTCTTCAGGCCCATGCGGACCTCTTCATTTCAGAGGCGCTGAAGGACGGAAGGGCGCTCGGCCCCATCACGGTCGTGCAGACGTCGGGGGATCCCGGCCGGGCGAAAAGGCTGAAAGCCCTGGCCATGAAAGCCGGTTTTGACGTGCGGGTGCGCGGTCTCATTCAGGGCGCGCGCGTCGATGACGTCCGCACCGTCACCAGCGTCAGCAAGGCCCTGTCGACGGATATCGATCGTCCGGAGGTTGAGCGGGTGTTGCGCGACGAGGCGGAGATCATCCTCTCCAACACCACCGAGCACGGGTTTCTGCCCCGACCGGCGGACAACGGTTCGACCTTCAGCCAGGCCATGTCCTTTCCTGCCAAGCTCGCCCATTTGCTGTTTTCGCGCTTTGCGGAAAATGCGCGGCCCTTGCAGGTCATGCCCTGCGAACTGCTGCACAAGAACGGCGCGGCGCTGAAGGCGCGCGTCCTGCCTGTTGCCGAACGGCTTTCGTCCGAGTATGCGCGTTGGCTGGAGACCAGGGTGCTCTGGGTGAATTCGCTCGTCGACCGGATCGTCTCGGAACCGCTGGAACCGGCAGGCGCGGTGACCGAGCCCTATGCGTTATGGGCGGTCGAAGCCTGCGTCGGGCTGACGCTGCCCTGCGCGCATCCGGCGCTGAAGGTCGTCGGCGACCTCGACGACGTCGAGACCATGAAGCTCTTCATCCTCAATCTCGGCCATACCTACCTTGTCGAAAACTGGAGGCGGGCGGATGCGCCACAATCCTTCGTGCGCGAACGCATGGATGACGCGAAGATCCGCAAGGACCTCCTCGATCTCTATACGGACGAGGTGCTGCCGGCCTTCGCCGCGGAGGGACGCGGCAGGGAGGCGGATCGCTATATCGACGAGACGCTTGACCGCTTGGCCAACCCCTATCTCGACCACAGGCTCGTTGATATCGCCCGCAACCATACGCAGAAGGTCGCGCTTCGCATCGGCGGCTTCCTCGCCTTCGCCAACCGCGCCGTGCCCGGATACCGGGCGCCAAGGCTCGAGGCCATTCTCGCCCGCCATGCGGACTGA
- a CDS encoding TRAP transporter large permease — MSPLEIGGLAIAGLLVLIYVGMPIGVSMLFVSFIGVSAIRGEAVSMRMLGAVANNSLREYLYAIVPLFVLMGLLVTISKVGKDTFDVFQRLMGRITAGLGIATVFANAVFAAITGVSIASATVFSRVAVPEMTRHGYTAKFATGVVAGSSVLGMLIPPSLLMIVYAVLAEESVGRMFLAGVGPGLLLAVAFSVTIFLLAWLKPDFVFTPEKPETHDAEIGWLALVRKAVPIIFLMLLVLGGLYGGFLNPTEAGAAGALGALLIALLRRSLTPRSFWRLLVETGQITVSVLFLILAATFFSRMLALSGVPRFLAETMLSGPIGPYGFLLLYLLLIVVLGCLIDSISIMLILLPIALPVAEAAGFDLIWFGVLTVVAVEVGLLTPPFGLSVYIIKSAINDRSLKVSDIFRGALPFVGAMLVSLALIVAFPAIATWLARL, encoded by the coding sequence ATGAGCCCGCTCGAAATCGGAGGGCTGGCGATCGCCGGCCTGCTTGTTCTGATCTATGTCGGCATGCCGATCGGCGTCAGCATGCTGTTCGTCTCCTTCATCGGCGTTTCGGCGATTCGCGGCGAAGCGGTATCGATGCGCATGCTCGGCGCCGTCGCCAACAATTCGCTTAGGGAATATCTTTATGCCATCGTGCCGCTTTTCGTGCTGATGGGTCTCCTGGTGACGATCTCGAAGGTCGGCAAGGACACATTCGACGTTTTCCAGCGGCTGATGGGCCGGATCACGGCCGGACTCGGCATCGCCACGGTCTTCGCCAATGCCGTGTTTGCGGCGATCACCGGTGTTTCCATCGCGTCCGCCACCGTGTTCAGCCGGGTCGCGGTGCCGGAGATGACGCGCCACGGCTATACCGCCAAGTTCGCGACCGGCGTCGTTGCCGGCTCCTCCGTGCTCGGCATGCTGATCCCGCCCTCGCTGCTGATGATCGTCTATGCGGTTCTGGCCGAGGAATCGGTCGGTCGGATGTTTCTCGCCGGCGTCGGCCCGGGGCTTCTTCTGGCGGTTGCCTTTTCGGTCACCATCTTCCTGCTGGCCTGGCTGAAGCCGGATTTCGTGTTTACGCCGGAAAAGCCGGAAACCCACGACGCGGAGATCGGCTGGCTGGCGCTTGTCCGCAAGGCGGTGCCGATCATCTTCCTCATGCTGCTCGTGCTGGGTGGGCTCTATGGCGGCTTCCTCAACCCGACCGAGGCCGGCGCCGCAGGCGCGCTGGGCGCCCTCTTGATCGCGCTTCTGCGCCGCTCTCTGACGCCGCGTTCCTTCTGGCGCCTTCTTGTGGAAACCGGGCAGATCACCGTTTCGGTGCTGTTCCTGATCCTTGCGGCCACCTTTTTCAGTCGCATGCTGGCGCTTTCGGGCGTCCCGCGTTTCCTGGCGGAGACCATGCTGTCGGGTCCGATCGGCCCTTATGGCTTCCTGCTGCTCTACCTGCTCCTGATCGTCGTGCTCGGGTGCCTGATCGATTCCATCTCGATCATGCTGATCCTGCTGCCGATCGCGCTTCCGGTCGCGGAAGCCGCGGGCTTCGACCTGATCTGGTTCGGCGTCCTGACCGTGGTGGCCGTCGAGGTCGGGTTGCTGACGCCGCCTTTCGGCCTTTCGGTCTACATCATCAAATCCGCGATCAACGACCGGTCGCTGAAGGTCTCCGATATCTTCAGGGGCGCTCTTCCCTTTGTCGGCGCCATGCTGGTCTCGCTGGCGCTGATCGTCGCCTTCCCGGCGATCGCCACCTGGCTCGCGCGCCTTTGA
- a CDS encoding TRAP transporter small permease subunit gives MSSTTESARHPDGRPPNAFGRAWHMLVDGLAALGTVLILVLMLVISADIFMRNLLGSSLPLVSELGALLLVMIVSLQLATTIRADRLARTEIFFPAFRLKRPVAGSILSALFNLTGAAMIGLIAWSSFLILQKDWASGEYIGVTGIATLPVWPFRAFIVLGVSVAALEFLVRALSDLVACRKAGENT, from the coding sequence ATGTCATCCACCACCGAAAGCGCCCGTCATCCAGACGGGCGCCCCCCGAACGCCTTCGGACGCGCCTGGCACATGCTTGTCGATGGTCTGGCGGCGCTTGGAACCGTGCTCATTCTGGTGCTGATGCTGGTCATCTCCGCCGACATCTTCATGCGCAACCTGCTGGGCTCGTCGCTGCCGCTGGTCTCCGAACTCGGGGCGCTGCTGCTGGTGATGATCGTCTCGCTGCAGCTTGCCACCACGATCCGCGCCGACCGGCTCGCCCGCACGGAGATCTTCTTTCCCGCCTTCAGACTGAAGCGGCCGGTGGCCGGCAGCATCCTGTCGGCGCTTTTCAACCTGACCGGAGCGGCGATGATCGGCCTGATCGCCTGGTCGAGTTTCCTTATCCTGCAGAAGGACTGGGCGTCGGGCGAGTATATCGGCGTCACCGGCATTGCCACCCTGCCCGTGTGGCCTTTCCGCGCCTTCATCGTCCTCGGCGTCAGCGTCGCCGCGCTCGAATTTCTGGTGCGTGCGCTGAGCGACCTTGTTGCCTGCCGCAAAGCTGGAGAGAACACATGA
- a CDS encoding C4-dicarboxylate TRAP transporter substrate-binding protein, giving the protein MRNFLRLTTVAMVAMPSALFAQETINLTVASSHPTVIPWVGMIQTHFMAKTDEILAETGDYRINWNEAFGGQLYKANATLSSVEEGITDIGWVFSLLEPAKLPLSQATSYAPFSTANPQLQLEVMEDLMENNEAFREEWEQYNLKVLGLTGTDMYDIYTKEPIEGIADIDGMKISAPGVLGTWLRGTGANAVDGALTTFYTDIQTGVSDGVLTLALGAKPAKLYEVAPYLNRFDAAVSFSGALAINRDIWDTLPTEVQDAMIEAGKYYTAAHGKQLLEGHEAALEAMVELGADQNPPVTLVEMPEEEREAWVAMLPDLAGEWADNLEAQGLPARAFLNAYMDGLRERGETPMRDWDQ; this is encoded by the coding sequence ATGCGCAATTTTCTGAGACTGACGACTGTCGCCATGGTGGCGATGCCCTCGGCGCTGTTCGCGCAGGAAACCATCAACCTGACGGTGGCCTCCAGCCATCCGACGGTGATCCCGTGGGTCGGCATGATCCAGACCCACTTCATGGCAAAGACCGACGAGATCCTCGCGGAGACCGGCGATTACAGGATCAACTGGAACGAGGCCTTCGGCGGCCAGCTCTACAAGGCCAATGCCACGCTGTCTTCCGTCGAGGAAGGCATCACCGATATCGGCTGGGTGTTCTCGCTGCTGGAACCGGCGAAGCTGCCGCTCAGCCAGGCGACGAGCTACGCGCCGTTCTCCACCGCCAATCCGCAGCTTCAGCTTGAGGTGATGGAAGATCTGATGGAGAACAACGAGGCTTTCCGCGAGGAGTGGGAGCAATATAACCTCAAGGTTCTGGGGCTCACCGGGACCGACATGTACGACATCTACACCAAGGAGCCGATCGAAGGCATCGCCGATATCGACGGCATGAAGATCTCCGCCCCCGGCGTGCTCGGCACCTGGCTGCGCGGAACCGGCGCCAATGCCGTGGACGGCGCGCTGACCACCTTCTACACCGATATCCAGACCGGCGTTTCCGACGGCGTGCTGACGCTTGCCCTTGGCGCCAAGCCGGCGAAGCTCTACGAGGTCGCGCCCTATCTCAACCGCTTCGACGCGGCCGTGTCCTTCTCCGGCGCGCTCGCCATCAACCGCGATATCTGGGACACGCTGCCGACGGAGGTCCAGGACGCGATGATCGAGGCCGGCAAATATTACACCGCCGCCCACGGCAAGCAGCTTCTGGAAGGGCACGAGGCCGCTCTCGAGGCGATGGTGGAGCTCGGCGCCGACCAGAACCCGCCGGTGACCCTCGTCGAAATGCCCGAGGAAGAGCGTGAGGCCTGGGTTGCCATGCTGCCGGACCTTGCCGGCGAATGGGCCGACAATCTGGAGGCCCAGGGCCTTCCGGCGCGCGCATTCCTGAACGCCTATATGGATGGTCTGCGCGAGCGCGGCGAGACGCCGATGCGCGACTGGGACCAGTAA
- a CDS encoding YciI family protein — protein sequence MQQTETVPATAVMEASKAMLQKKLFAVFTEATSGMGPVFENMEAHLAYQVGLERDGVLYAAGPLFSDDGESWAGEGMVIIRAESAEAAAEIARNDPMHKAGARRFRVRPWMINEGRVSLRLDYSTQTFVMD from the coding sequence ATGCAACAGACAGAGACCGTTCCGGCGACAGCCGTGATGGAAGCCAGCAAGGCCATGCTGCAGAAAAAATTGTTCGCCGTCTTCACCGAGGCAACGAGCGGCATGGGTCCGGTGTTTGAGAACATGGAAGCCCATCTCGCCTATCAGGTCGGGCTGGAGCGGGACGGCGTGCTTTATGCCGCGGGGCCGCTGTTTTCCGATGACGGCGAGAGCTGGGCGGGCGAGGGCATGGTGATCATCCGCGCCGAAAGCGCGGAAGCCGCAGCCGAGATCGCCCGCAACGATCCCATGCACAAGGCGGGCGCGAGACGTTTCAGGGTGCGCCCCTGGATGATCAATGAGGGACGGGTTTCCCTTCGGCTGGACTATTCGACACAGACATTCGTGATGGACTGA